ATGGTCGCGCACTGAAATGAACGCGGTGCCGTCAACCGGAACCGTTGTTCCGCCGCCAATCTGGCTTTTGGCAAATGCCATGGCGAAATCAGTGTCGATTCCCATGACCTCGCCGGTGGAGCGCATTTCCGGGCCGAGCACCGTATCAACACCGGGAAAGCGCGCAAACGGGAATACTGCTTCCTTGACGCCGATGTGTTTGAGCTTGTGCTTCTTCAATTTGAACGAGGCGAGCGTTTCTCCGGCCATGATGCGCGAGGCGATCTTGGCGATCGAGCGACCGACCACCTTGGCCACAAATGGTACCGTGCGCGAGGCACGCGGGTTTACTTCGAGCACATAGATATCGCCGTCCTTGATGGCAAACTGCACATTCATCAGACCGACCACCCCGAGCGCACGCGCCAGCACGGCCGACTGGCGCTCCAGTTCATCAATGGTGGCCTTTTTGAGCGAGTAGGGCGGCAGCGAGCATGCACTGTCGCCCGAATGGACGCCGGCTTCCTCGATATGCTGCATCACTCCGGCGACGAATACATCCTTGCCGTCACACAGTGCGTCCACATCAACCTCAATGGCATCGGACAGATAACTGTCAATGAGAACCGGGGACGATCCGGAAACAACAACAGCCTCGTTGATGTAGCGTTTGAGATCTTCGGTGTCCCGGACGATTTCCATGGCGCGGCCGCCCAGCACATAAGACGGGCGTATAACGACCGGATACCCGATCTTTTCCGCGATCTTGACGGCTTCGGGGCCGGACTTGGCAATGCCGTTGTTCGGCTGGCGTACCTTGACCTTCTTGAGCAGGTTTGCAAACCGGTCACGATCTTCGGCCAGGTCAATGGCGTCCGGAGACGTGCCGAGAATGGGAATGCCGGCTTTTTCTATGGCGTCGGCCAGCTTGAGCGGCGTCTGGCCGCCAAACTGAACGATAACGCCGTGCAGTTCACCGTTTGCCTGCTCCGCCAGAAGAACTTCCAGCACGTCTTCTTCGGTCAGTGGCTCAAAATACAACCGGTCCGAAGTGTCGTAGTCGGTAGACACTGTCTCTGGGTTGCAGTTGATCATGATGGTTTCATAGCCGGCATCCGACAGGGCGAACGCGGCATGGCAGCAGCAGTAATCGAACTCGATGCCCTGGCCTATGCGATTTGGCCCGCCGCCGAGAATGGCGACCTTTTTCGCATCGGATACCTGTGCCTCGTTACCATCATTGCCGGGCAGGCCAACCTCATAAGTCGAGTACATGTAAGCTGTCGGCGAAGCAAATTCGGCAGCGCAGGTGTCGATGCGCTTGTAGACCGGTTTGACCTTCAGCTTGTGACGGGCCTTGCGAACCCTGGCCTCGCTGGTACCAGCAAGGTCAGCAAGGCGCCCATCCGAAAAACCCACAGCCTTGAGCATGCGAAAATTGGCGGCATCCTTTGGCAGGCCGTGTTCGCGCACACGGTTTTCAGTCTGGATTATCGCGGACAGCTGCTCAATGAACCACGGGTCGTACTTCGACGATTCAAACACCTGCTTTTTGGTGGCGCCGCGACGCATGCACTCGGCAACCTTGAGCAACCGGTCAGGTGTGGGCAGCGACATGGCGCGACGGAAGACGTTTTTGTCCTCATCCTTGCCATGACCTTCCAGTTCAATCTCGTCGAGGCCGGAAAGCCCGGTTTCCAGGCCGCGCAGCGCCTTTTGCAGGGATTCAGCGAACGTGCGTCCGATGGCCATCACTTCGCCGACAGATTTCATGGCGGTGGTCAGGTTGGGCCTGGAGCCGGGGAATTTTTCAAAGGCGAAGCGCGGGATCTTGGTCACGACGTAATCGATTGATGGCTCAAACGATGCCGGCGTGGCACCGCCGGTGATGTCGTTGTCCAACTCATCCAGCGTGTATCCCACGGCAAGGCGGGCCGCGACCTTGGCAATCGGAAAGCCGGTTGCCTTGGAGGCGAGCGCGGATGATCTCGAAACCCGCGGGTTCATTTCAATAACGATGAGGCGGCCGTTGGCCGGGTTTACAGCGAACTGCACGTTGGAACCGCCGGT
Above is a window of Anderseniella sp. Alg231-50 DNA encoding:
- the carB gene encoding carbamoyl-phosphate synthase large subunit, whose protein sequence is MPKREDIDTVLIIGAGPIVIGQACEFDYSGTQACKALKAEGYRIVLVNSNPATIMTDPDLAHATYIEPITPAVVEKIIEKERTERPGDKLVLLPTMGGQTALNTALSLNKQGVLDKWDVEMIGARAEAIDKAEDRDLFRTAMKKIGLETPRSAFVNTSDLKQRFSKSYEQGLEQASGNGPDAVSAFKTEWAKTEFERREEQRLTAQQQAFEAYKLTGLPAIIRPSFTLGGTGGGIAYTLEELYDIVLSGVEASPTSEVLVEESVLGWKEFEMEVVRDRDDNCIIICSIENLDPMGVHTGDSITVAPALTLTDKEYQVMRNASIAVLREIGVETGGSNVQFAVNPANGRLIVIEMNPRVSRSSALASKATGFPIAKVAARLAVGYTLDELDNDITGGATPASFEPSIDYVVTKIPRFAFEKFPGSRPNLTTAMKSVGEVMAIGRTFAESLQKALRGLETGLSGLDEIELEGHGKDEDKNVFRRAMSLPTPDRLLKVAECMRRGATKKQVFESSKYDPWFIEQLSAIIQTENRVREHGLPKDAANFRMLKAVGFSDGRLADLAGTSEARVRKARHKLKVKPVYKRIDTCAAEFASPTAYMYSTYEVGLPGNDGNEAQVSDAKKVAILGGGPNRIGQGIEFDYCCCHAAFALSDAGYETIMINCNPETVSTDYDTSDRLYFEPLTEEDVLEVLLAEQANGELHGVIVQFGGQTPLKLADAIEKAGIPILGTSPDAIDLAEDRDRFANLLKKVKVRQPNNGIAKSGPEAVKIAEKIGYPVVIRPSYVLGGRAMEIVRDTEDLKRYINEAVVVSGSSPVLIDSYLSDAIEVDVDALCDGKDVFVAGVMQHIEEAGVHSGDSACSLPPYSLKKATIDELERQSAVLARALGVVGLMNVQFAIKDGDIYVLEVNPRASRTVPFVAKVVGRSIAKIASRIMAGETLASFKLKKHKLKHIGVKEAVFPFARFPGVDTVLGPEMRSTGEVMGIDTDFAMAFAKSQIGGGTTVPVDGTAFISVRDHDKSRILPTARQLADLGFKIVATGGTQRYLTEKGVSAQRVNKVLEGRPHIVDAMANGEVQLVINTTEGQSALSDSKSIRRAALMAKIPYYTTLPASLAASQAIAAVKHGDLSVKPLQDYFDRKFS